In one Umezawaea sp. Da 62-37 genomic region, the following are encoded:
- a CDS encoding N(5)-(carboxyethyl)ornithine synthase, with amino-acid sequence MREKGIQVDLLTLGVISRSSKENERRLPIHPLHVDRMDADLRAVTYFEHGYGERFGVSDERLASQVAGLRTREELIAECDVVLLAKPLPGDVAELRNGQTLWGWPHCVQDEKLTQAAIDRRLTIIAFEAMNHWNGDGSFGLHVFHKNNELAGYCSVLHALEQVGSTGDYGRRMRAVVIGFGATARGAVTALNALGVHDVHVLTNRDVAAVSSPIPSAVMVQFDHDDEDPRRSHADTEEGRVPLAEFLAGHDIIVNCVLQDTAAPLTFLIEEDLPTLPPGTLIVDVSCDEGMGFSWARPTTFAAPTFVVGDNITYYGVDHSPSHLWNSASWEISEALLPHIRTVLSGPDAWETDETIRRAIEIANGTIRNPAILAFQNRPADYPY; translated from the coding sequence GTGCGCGAAAAGGGGATTCAGGTGGACCTGCTTACTCTCGGAGTAATCTCTCGGTCGAGCAAGGAGAATGAACGCCGACTGCCGATCCACCCGTTGCACGTTGACCGGATGGACGCGGACCTGCGTGCCGTGACCTACTTCGAGCACGGCTACGGCGAGCGCTTCGGCGTGTCCGACGAGCGGCTCGCGTCGCAGGTCGCGGGCCTGCGCACCCGTGAGGAGCTCATCGCGGAGTGCGACGTCGTGCTGCTGGCGAAGCCGCTGCCCGGTGACGTGGCGGAGTTGCGCAACGGGCAGACCCTCTGGGGTTGGCCGCACTGCGTGCAGGACGAGAAGCTCACCCAGGCCGCCATCGACCGGCGGCTGACCATCATCGCGTTCGAGGCGATGAACCACTGGAACGGCGACGGCTCCTTCGGGCTGCACGTGTTCCACAAGAACAACGAACTCGCCGGCTACTGCTCCGTGCTGCACGCCCTGGAGCAGGTCGGCTCGACCGGCGACTACGGCAGGCGCATGCGCGCCGTCGTCATCGGCTTCGGCGCCACCGCCCGCGGCGCCGTCACCGCCCTGAACGCCCTCGGCGTGCACGACGTCCACGTCCTCACCAACCGCGACGTGGCCGCCGTCAGCTCCCCGATCCCCTCCGCCGTCATGGTCCAGTTCGACCACGACGACGAGGACCCGCGCCGCAGCCACGCCGACACCGAAGAGGGCCGCGTTCCGCTGGCCGAGTTCCTGGCGGGCCACGACATCATCGTCAACTGCGTCCTCCAGGACACCGCCGCCCCGCTGACCTTCCTCATCGAGGAAGACCTCCCCACCCTGCCGCCGGGCACCCTCATCGTCGACGTCTCCTGCGACGAGGGCATGGGCTTCAGCTGGGCGAGGCCCACCACCTTCGCCGCCCCGACCTTCGTGGTCGGCGACAACATCACCTACTACGGCGTGGACCACAGCCCTTCCCACCTGTGGAACTCGGCCAGCTGGGAAATCAGCGAAGCCCTGCTCCCGCACATCCGCACCGTGCTTTCAGGCCCCGACGCCTGGGAAACCGACGAAACCATCCGCCGCGCCATCGAGATCGCCAACGGCACCATCCGCAACCCAGCCATCCTCGCCTTCCAAAACCGCCC
- a CDS encoding RGCVC family protein, whose amino-acid sequence MTTSGRHTAEITPPAATACAACAHPLADHDALGVRFCTASAASGLSRGCICGK is encoded by the coding sequence ATGACCACCTCAGGACGACATACCGCCGAGATCACCCCGCCCGCCGCCACGGCGTGCGCGGCCTGCGCCCACCCGCTGGCGGACCACGACGCCCTGGGTGTGCGGTTCTGCACCGCGTCGGCCGCCTCGGGCCTGTCGCGCGGCTGCATCTGCGGCAAGTAG
- a CDS encoding threonine/serine dehydratase, giving the protein MVTIEDVRAAADRIAGRVVRTPLLEVERLSEELGSRVFAKAENLQHAGSFKIRGVLNALLRKQERGLLPSGVVTFSAGNHAAATACAGRLLGVRVVVCMPPGAVPAKVDAVRRYGGEIAFTPNLLIDAEALSTERGYPLLHPFDDLDVIAGQGTVGLELIEDGPTPDLVLVPVGGGGLISGVAAAVKALAPHAVVIGVEPVTAPAMSHALRMGGAAPLPMRPVSLADGLAAPFAGIKTFAHVKEYVDEVVEVTEDAIRDAWWSVVDATKLLVEPSAAVGLAAIRSGLVTPPAGGVTAFVLSGGNTGLAALAGSV; this is encoded by the coding sequence GTGGTGACCATCGAGGATGTGCGGGCAGCGGCCGACCGGATCGCCGGACGGGTCGTGCGCACGCCGCTGCTGGAGGTCGAGCGGCTGTCCGAGGAGCTGGGCTCACGGGTGTTCGCGAAGGCGGAGAACCTCCAGCACGCGGGCAGCTTCAAGATCCGCGGGGTGCTGAACGCGTTGCTGCGCAAGCAGGAACGCGGCCTGCTGCCCTCCGGTGTGGTGACGTTCTCCGCGGGCAACCACGCGGCGGCGACGGCGTGCGCCGGGCGGCTGCTCGGGGTGCGGGTGGTCGTCTGCATGCCTCCGGGAGCGGTCCCGGCGAAGGTCGACGCGGTGCGCCGGTACGGCGGCGAGATCGCGTTCACGCCGAACCTCCTGATCGACGCGGAGGCGCTGTCCACCGAACGCGGCTACCCGCTGCTGCACCCGTTCGACGACCTCGACGTGATCGCCGGGCAGGGCACCGTCGGCCTCGAACTGATCGAGGACGGCCCGACGCCGGACCTCGTGCTCGTGCCGGTCGGCGGCGGCGGGCTGATCAGCGGGGTGGCGGCCGCCGTGAAGGCGCTCGCGCCGCACGCCGTGGTGATCGGCGTCGAACCGGTGACCGCCCCGGCGATGAGCCACGCCCTGCGCATGGGCGGGGCCGCGCCGCTGCCGATGCGCCCGGTGTCCCTGGCCGACGGGCTCGCGGCGCCGTTCGCGGGGATCAAGACGTTCGCGCACGTCAAGGAGTACGTGGACGAGGTCGTCGAGGTCACCGAGGACGCCATCCGCGACGCCTGGTGGAGCGTCGTCGACGCCACGAAGCTGCTGGTCGAGCCGTCCGCCGCGGTCGGGCTCGCCGCAATCCGATCCGGTCTGGTCACGCCGCCCGCCGGTGGTGTCACCGCGTTCGTCCTGTCCGGGGGCAACACCGGCCTGGCCGCGCTCGCCGGATCGGTCTAG
- a CDS encoding hydrolase, whose product MGRARKFRVAGAAIAAAVVVVSLTTTGGARGAAAPAAGCGVLFDDFDYSSHTDGALGSHGWQVRSNAGGPGVPGATWAPENVTFPTVSGDKVMQLASSTDGTSSGTKHTEVLQGAQRFFEGTYASRIRFSDAPTSGPDGDHVNQTFFTISPLRYDNDPIYSELDFSEYLPNGGWGETGPINYQTSWNTYQLEPWVSKNKSNSERSSVDGWHNVVATVGDGHVKYYIDGTLVADHDRTGPFDVYPRQAMSLNFNQWFIDLAGHSGGLATYLEQADWVYYAKNQVLTPAAAAANAAAYRSGGVKFVDNLVGDCGTPPTTTTTTTTTTTTTTTKPGQPVGCAGVPAWQWGDVYLENARVTHGQHLWRARWWTQGSEPGPTAQWEDLGRC is encoded by the coding sequence ATGGGGCGCGCGCGGAAGTTCCGGGTAGCGGGCGCCGCGATCGCCGCGGCCGTGGTCGTCGTCTCCTTGACGACCACCGGTGGCGCCAGGGGCGCGGCGGCTCCGGCCGCCGGGTGCGGGGTGCTGTTCGACGACTTCGACTACTCGTCGCACACCGACGGCGCGCTCGGCTCGCACGGCTGGCAGGTGCGGTCCAACGCGGGCGGGCCCGGCGTGCCGGGTGCCACCTGGGCGCCGGAGAACGTCACGTTCCCGACGGTGTCCGGGGACAAGGTCATGCAGCTGGCGTCGTCGACCGACGGCACCTCGTCCGGCACCAAGCACACCGAGGTGCTGCAAGGGGCCCAGCGGTTCTTCGAGGGCACGTACGCGAGCCGGATCCGGTTCTCCGACGCGCCCACGAGCGGCCCCGACGGCGATCACGTGAACCAGACGTTCTTCACGATCAGCCCGCTGCGCTACGACAACGACCCGATCTACAGCGAGCTGGACTTCTCCGAGTACCTGCCCAACGGGGGGTGGGGCGAGACCGGGCCGATCAACTACCAGACCAGCTGGAACACCTACCAGCTGGAACCGTGGGTGTCGAAGAACAAGAGCAACAGTGAGCGGTCCAGTGTGGACGGTTGGCACAACGTCGTCGCGACCGTCGGCGACGGGCACGTGAAGTACTACATCGACGGCACGCTGGTCGCCGACCACGACCGCACCGGTCCGTTCGACGTGTACCCGCGCCAGGCCATGTCGCTGAACTTCAACCAGTGGTTCATCGACCTCGCCGGGCACAGCGGCGGCCTCGCCACGTACCTGGAGCAGGCCGACTGGGTCTACTACGCGAAGAACCAGGTGCTCACGCCCGCCGCCGCCGCGGCGAACGCGGCCGCCTACCGGTCCGGCGGCGTGAAGTTCGTGGACAACCTCGTCGGCGACTGCGGCACCCCGCCGACGACGACCACGACCACCACCACGACGACCACCACCACCACCACCAAGCCGGGCCAGCCGGTCGGCTGCGCGGGCGTCCCCGCGTGGCAGTGGGGGGACGTCTACCTGGAGAACGCCCGCGTCACGCACGGCCAGCACCTGTGGCGCGCCCGCTGGTGGACCCAGGGCTCCGAGCCGGGCCCGACCGCCCAGTGGGAGGACCTCGGCCGCTGCTGA
- a CDS encoding carbohydrate-binding protein translates to MSALAMAVVGVSTASGAPAAPRDVTAAAACGALFDDFNYASHTDGTLRSHGWQVRSNAGGPGVPGARWAPENVTFPTSDGDKVLQLASATNGTGAGTTQTEIFQGAQRFQEGTYASRIRFSDAPTSGSDGDHVNQTFFTISPLRYNNDPIYSELDFSEYLPNGGWGETGPVNFQTSWHTYTPDPWYAENKSNSQRRSINGWHTVVSTVSAGHVKYYIDGTLVADHDRTGPFDVYPRQAMTLNFNQWFIDTAGHSGGTSTYLQQVDWVYYAKDQVLSPSTAVANAASFRSGGVRFKDDVGSGSCTQSPPPPTSTTSTQPPASGTWAPNTFYAVGTTVTYAGATYRCLQQHTAIVSWEPPNTPALWQRV, encoded by the coding sequence GTGTCTGCGCTGGCGATGGCCGTGGTGGGCGTTTCCACCGCGTCCGGCGCCCCAGCCGCCCCCCGGGACGTCACCGCCGCGGCGGCGTGCGGCGCGCTGTTCGACGACTTCAACTACGCCTCCCACACCGACGGCACGCTCCGCTCGCACGGCTGGCAGGTCCGGTCGAACGCGGGCGGCCCCGGTGTCCCCGGCGCCCGGTGGGCGCCGGAGAACGTCACGTTCCCCACGTCGGACGGCGACAAGGTGCTCCAGCTGGCGTCGGCCACGAACGGCACCGGCGCGGGTACGACGCAGACCGAGATCTTCCAAGGGGCCCAACGGTTCCAGGAGGGCACCTACGCCAGTCGGATCCGGTTCTCCGACGCGCCGACCAGCGGGTCGGACGGCGACCACGTGAACCAGACGTTCTTCACCATCAGCCCGCTGCGCTACAACAACGACCCGATCTACAGCGAGCTTGACTTCTCCGAGTACCTGCCCAACGGCGGCTGGGGTGAGACCGGGCCGGTGAACTTCCAGACCAGCTGGCACACCTACACCCCCGACCCCTGGTACGCGGAGAACAAGAGCAACAGCCAGCGGCGCAGCATCAACGGCTGGCACACCGTCGTGTCCACGGTGTCCGCCGGGCACGTGAAGTACTACATCGATGGCACGCTGGTCGCCGACCACGACCGCACCGGCCCGTTCGACGTGTACCCGCGCCAGGCGATGACGCTGAACTTCAACCAGTGGTTCATCGACACCGCGGGCCACAGCGGCGGCACGTCCACCTACCTCCAGCAGGTGGACTGGGTGTACTACGCCAAGGACCAGGTGCTGTCGCCCTCGACGGCCGTGGCGAACGCCGCGTCGTTCCGCTCGGGCGGCGTGCGGTTCAAGGACGACGTCGGATCCGGCAGCTGCACCCAGAGCCCGCCGCCCCCGACGAGCACGACCAGCACCCAGCCGCCCGCGAGCGGCACCTGGGCGCCGAACACCTTCTACGCGGTCGGGACGACCGTGACCTACGCGGGCGCCACCTACCGCTGCCTCCAGCAGCACACGGCGATCGTCAGCTGGGAACCGCCGAACACCCCGGCTCTCTGGCAGCGCGTCTGA
- a CDS encoding GntR family transcriptional regulator: MRRTEVRERLRELIQQRRPGEVMPSERALSEEFGVSRPTLRAAMDDLARDGLLVREHGRGTFTGTRKISQELTPTTPGDFTVPPAEGTWFSKVVEFRVEAAGARLGQRLEVSPSHELLTVTRVRIVEKAPMAIERILIPHDLVPGIGPEDFESGSLYELLRMRYEIVATTALQTTEPTVTDPEEAGLLGVPQYAPALLFERTTRDAGGRVFEYTRSIYRGDRYRITSHLRFDRTSG, translated from the coding sequence GTGCGGCGAACAGAGGTAAGAGAGCGGCTGCGCGAGCTCATCCAGCAACGCAGGCCCGGCGAGGTCATGCCGTCCGAGCGCGCGCTCAGCGAGGAGTTCGGCGTCTCCCGGCCGACCCTGCGCGCGGCCATGGACGACCTGGCCCGCGACGGCCTCCTGGTCCGCGAGCACGGCCGGGGCACGTTCACCGGCACCCGCAAGATCAGCCAGGAGCTGACCCCCACCACCCCCGGCGACTTCACCGTCCCGCCCGCGGAGGGCACCTGGTTCAGCAAGGTCGTCGAGTTCCGCGTGGAGGCCGCGGGCGCCCGCCTCGGTCAGCGCCTCGAGGTCTCACCCAGCCACGAGCTGCTCACCGTCACGCGGGTCCGCATCGTCGAGAAGGCCCCGATGGCGATCGAGCGCATCCTCATCCCGCACGACCTCGTCCCCGGCATCGGCCCGGAGGACTTCGAGTCCGGCTCGCTCTACGAGCTGCTCAGGATGCGGTACGAGATCGTCGCCACCACCGCGTTGCAGACCACCGAGCCGACGGTCACCGACCCCGAGGAGGCCGGTCTGCTCGGCGTCCCCCAGTACGCCCCCGCGCTGCTGTTCGAACGCACCACCAGGGACGCGGGCGGGCGCGTCTTCGAGTACACCCGGTCGATCTACCGCGGTGACCGCTACCGCATCACGTCCCACCTGCGCTTCGACCGCACGTCGGGCTGA
- a CDS encoding DUF6807 family protein, whose translation MGRLDGPPSVVLVGASGYGRRYLREIAELEAAGIVVLAGVCEVAPLDAEGLRLVGGRPLGADLPRLLAETRPDIGIVSTPMHTHVPLARHVLASGAHLLLEKPPTPTLRQWRELVELTSGVACQVGFQSLGSGAVRRLADLVRRGELGEVTGIGVRGAWSRDHAYYARAPWAGRRTLDGEPVVDGALTNPYAHAVVTALAVDGSDDVSAIELELLRANDIEADDTSCLRLRTGRGTTVVVAVTLCADVEREPVLVVHGSRRRAELHYTLDRLVVGGVDEVFDHVTPLENLVAHLRDPSVPLNSPLAACGGFMRVLEAVRTAAEPVPIDRKWLRDKGGRVVVDGVDDVVVRAADELRTFAELGAPWSVLGRAADYGVEAVVPPDVVARPALHPVRTLGGAVVTGEHPVDHPWHRGIGLALPDVDGVNLWGGRSYRRNRGYVEGELGQVREAADGTVEWCDSVGAVLLRERRRIRRRVVAGGWELTWTSVLSADAEVVLNSPGSLGRAGAGYGGWFWRLPDVDPELVRVVTPDGRGADDLNGVVADWLAVVVADPVSPWTAVLSGPRDPWFVRVAQYRGIGSALCWDRPRIVRPGRDVTIEVVMSLYDGVVTPDGQPDVRSKRRWDVMR comes from the coding sequence ATGGGACGGCTCGACGGGCCACCCTCCGTTGTCCTGGTCGGGGCCTCCGGGTACGGGCGGCGCTACCTGCGGGAGATCGCCGAGCTGGAGGCCGCGGGGATCGTCGTGCTGGCGGGGGTGTGCGAGGTCGCCCCGCTGGACGCCGAGGGCCTGCGGCTGGTCGGTGGTCGACCGCTGGGCGCGGACCTGCCGCGGCTGCTGGCGGAGACCCGCCCGGACATCGGGATCGTCTCCACGCCGATGCACACGCACGTGCCGCTCGCCCGGCACGTCCTGGCCTCCGGCGCCCACCTGCTGCTGGAGAAGCCGCCGACGCCGACGTTGCGGCAGTGGCGCGAACTCGTGGAGCTGACGTCCGGTGTGGCGTGCCAGGTCGGCTTCCAGAGCCTCGGCTCGGGCGCGGTGCGGCGGCTCGCGGACCTGGTGCGGAGGGGCGAACTCGGTGAGGTCACCGGGATCGGAGTGCGCGGGGCGTGGTCGCGCGACCACGCCTACTACGCCCGCGCGCCGTGGGCCGGGCGGCGCACGCTCGACGGCGAACCCGTGGTCGACGGCGCGCTCACGAACCCCTACGCGCACGCCGTGGTGACCGCGCTGGCGGTGGACGGCAGCGACGACGTCTCGGCGATCGAGCTGGAACTGCTGCGCGCGAACGACATCGAGGCCGACGACACCTCCTGCCTGCGGCTGCGTACCGGCCGCGGCACGACCGTGGTCGTCGCGGTGACCCTGTGCGCGGACGTCGAGCGGGAGCCCGTGCTCGTCGTCCACGGCAGCCGCCGCCGCGCCGAACTGCACTACACCCTGGACCGGCTGGTGGTCGGTGGCGTCGACGAGGTGTTCGACCACGTCACGCCGCTGGAGAACCTGGTGGCCCACCTGCGCGACCCGTCTGTGCCGCTGAACTCGCCGCTTGCGGCGTGCGGCGGGTTCATGCGCGTGCTGGAAGCCGTGCGCACGGCGGCGGAACCGGTCCCGATCGACCGGAAGTGGTTGCGGGACAAAGGAGGACGAGTGGTGGTGGACGGCGTCGACGACGTGGTGGTCCGCGCGGCCGACGAGCTGCGGACCTTCGCCGAACTGGGTGCCCCGTGGTCGGTGCTCGGGCGGGCGGCCGACTACGGCGTGGAAGCCGTCGTGCCGCCGGACGTGGTGGCCCGACCGGCGTTGCACCCGGTCCGGACCCTCGGCGGCGCGGTCGTCACCGGTGAGCACCCGGTCGACCACCCGTGGCACCGGGGGATCGGCCTCGCGCTGCCCGACGTCGACGGCGTGAACCTGTGGGGCGGCCGCAGCTACCGGCGCAACCGCGGGTACGTCGAGGGCGAGTTGGGGCAGGTCCGCGAGGCCGCCGACGGGACCGTGGAGTGGTGCGACTCCGTCGGAGCCGTGCTGCTGCGCGAACGCCGTCGGATCCGCAGGCGGGTGGTCGCGGGCGGATGGGAGCTGACGTGGACCAGCGTGCTGTCCGCCGACGCTGAGGTGGTGCTGAACAGCCCCGGCAGCCTCGGCCGTGCGGGAGCGGGCTACGGCGGCTGGTTCTGGCGGCTGCCCGACGTGGACCCGGAACTGGTGCGGGTGGTCACGCCGGACGGGCGCGGCGCGGACGACCTGAACGGCGTCGTCGCGGACTGGCTGGCCGTCGTGGTCGCCGACCCCGTGTCCCCGTGGACGGCCGTGCTCTCCGGCCCCCGCGACCCGTGGTTCGTGCGCGTCGCCCAGTACCGCGGCATCGGTTCGGCGCTGTGCTGGGACCGGCCGCGGATCGTCCGCCCCGGCCGGGACGTGACCATCGAGGTCGTGATGAGCCTCTACGACGGGGTCGTCACCCCGGACGGTCAGCCCGACGTGCGGTCGAAGCGCAGGTGGGACGTGATGCGGTAG
- a CDS encoding rhamnogalacturonan lyase, with the protein MENAYHFMAQHYFLAIKERTGHRYRAGALTPGGTVGLRRRSLRAAALVAALVLAAPPIAGATGHRTGGWERLDRGLVAARTTEGVHLSWRLLRAEVTGSTATGLAGPDFAVYRDGKRIATVTDSTAYLDTSPGARYQVAAITRGRESGRGKAVTPWAAPYRDLPLHKPADGVTPAGERYTYSANDVSVGDVDGDGQYEYVVKWDPSNSKDVSQVGYTGPVYLDTYRFDGTLLHRVDLGVNIRAGAHYTQFLVHDFDGDGRAEMMVKTAPGTKVIGRDGRERYVTMPREDVLAGFTHQDDYRVDSEGYRKHLVEVFRGWDRHPEVVAGHWPATLEQALGIEPRYAYPLSEADASALVDHFIDVYAPGRSANNRLRNFAGFILSGPEYLTVFDGASGRELQTIRYKPGRTDDGLLWGDYAMNRIEPGNRVDRFLAGVAYLDGKRPSAVFARGYYTRSTLVSYDWDGRRLRERWYADSGWVPMANPFNDSPHGRDGTDPRWGALTTQGAHSLSVADVDGDGRQEIVYGAATLDDDGSLLYSSTGILPPGSAEPGARKRLGHGDALHVADVDPDRPGLEIYMVHEGGPVAPYGYGLRDAKTGEVLYGGYSGVDTGRGMVGDVRPDVRGLETWASLPGGSGAVGVWSADGRLLENRSPGTNMSIQWSGDMTTQIVNGAGDVTPTVDDWRRGTLLVAEGTRTNNGTKGTPSLVADVFGDWREELVVRTVDNSALRFYTSTEPTGHKMYSLMEDRQYRVEVARQQTTYNQPGYLGFYWGSDVEWGRVPWG; encoded by the coding sequence ATGGAAAACGCTTACCACTTTATGGCGCAACACTATTTTCTTGCGATCAAGGAACGGACAGGCCATCGTTACCGCGCGGGGGCGCTGACACCTGGAGGAACCGTGGGACTTCGACGGAGAAGCCTGCGCGCGGCGGCGCTGGTCGCGGCGCTCGTGCTCGCCGCACCACCGATCGCCGGTGCCACCGGGCACCGGACCGGTGGGTGGGAACGACTCGACCGCGGCCTCGTCGCCGCCCGCACCACCGAGGGCGTGCACCTGAGCTGGCGCCTGCTCCGCGCCGAGGTCACCGGCTCGACCGCCACCGGCCTCGCGGGCCCGGACTTCGCGGTGTACCGGGACGGGAAGCGGATCGCCACCGTCACCGACAGCACCGCCTACCTCGACACCTCCCCCGGCGCGCGCTACCAGGTCGCCGCGATCACCCGCGGCCGGGAATCGGGGCGCGGCAAGGCCGTCACGCCGTGGGCGGCGCCCTACCGGGACCTGCCACTGCACAAGCCCGCGGACGGCGTGACCCCGGCGGGCGAGCGGTACACCTACTCCGCCAACGACGTCAGCGTCGGCGACGTGGACGGCGACGGGCAGTACGAGTACGTGGTCAAGTGGGATCCGTCCAACAGCAAGGACGTCTCCCAGGTCGGCTACACCGGACCGGTCTACCTGGACACCTACCGGTTCGACGGCACGCTGCTGCACCGGGTCGACCTCGGCGTCAACATCAGGGCGGGCGCGCACTACACCCAGTTCCTCGTGCACGACTTCGACGGCGACGGCCGGGCCGAGATGATGGTCAAGACCGCGCCGGGGACCAAGGTGATCGGGCGCGACGGCCGGGAGCGGTACGTCACGATGCCGCGCGAGGACGTGCTCGCGGGGTTCACGCACCAGGACGACTACCGGGTGGACTCCGAGGGGTACCGCAAGCACCTGGTGGAGGTGTTCCGGGGGTGGGACCGGCATCCCGAGGTCGTGGCCGGGCACTGGCCCGCGACGCTGGAGCAGGCCCTCGGGATCGAGCCCCGGTACGCGTACCCGCTGTCGGAGGCGGACGCTTCGGCGCTGGTGGACCACTTCATCGACGTGTACGCGCCAGGTCGCAGCGCCAACAACAGGTTGCGGAACTTCGCCGGGTTTATCCTGAGCGGGCCCGAGTACCTGACGGTGTTCGACGGCGCTTCGGGCCGGGAGTTGCAGACGATCCGGTACAAGCCGGGGAGGACCGACGACGGGCTCCTGTGGGGCGACTACGCGATGAACCGGATCGAACCGGGGAACCGGGTGGACCGGTTCCTGGCGGGAGTCGCGTACCTGGACGGGAAACGGCCGTCGGCGGTGTTCGCACGCGGGTACTACACGCGGTCGACGCTGGTCAGCTACGACTGGGACGGGCGGAGGCTGCGGGAGCGGTGGTACGCCGACAGCGGGTGGGTGCCGATGGCGAACCCGTTCAACGACTCCCCGCACGGAAGGGACGGGACGGATCCGCGGTGGGGTGCGCTGACGACCCAGGGGGCGCATTCGTTGAGCGTGGCGGACGTGGACGGGGACGGGCGGCAGGAGATCGTGTACGGGGCGGCGACCCTGGACGACGACGGGAGCCTGTTGTACAGCTCCACGGGGATCCTGCCGCCCGGCAGCGCGGAACCGGGGGCGCGGAAGCGGCTGGGGCACGGGGACGCGCTGCACGTGGCCGATGTGGATCCGGACCGGCCGGGGCTGGAGATCTACATGGTCCACGAGGGTGGGCCGGTGGCGCCGTACGGGTACGGGCTGCGCGACGCGAAGACCGGGGAAGTGCTGTACGGCGGGTATTCGGGGGTGGACACCGGCCGCGGCATGGTCGGGGACGTGCGGCCGGACGTGCGGGGGCTGGAGACCTGGGCTTCGCTGCCGGGCGGGTCCGGGGCGGTGGGGGTGTGGAGCGCGGACGGGCGGTTGCTGGAGAACCGGTCGCCCGGAACGAACATGAGCATTCAGTGGAGCGGGGACATGACCACGCAGATCGTGAACGGGGCGGGGGATGTGACGCCGACCGTTGACGATTGGCGGAGGGGGACGTTGTTGGTGGCCGAGGGGACTCGGACGAACAACGGGACGAAGGGGACGCCGTCGTTGGTGGCCGATGTGTTCGGGGATTGGCGGGAGGAGCTGGTGGTGAGGACGGTGGACAATTCGGCGCTGCGGTTCTACACGAGCACGGAGCCGACTGGGCACAAGATGTATTCGTTGATGGAGGATCGGCAGTACCGGGTTGAGGTGGCTCGGCAGCAGACCACGTATAACCAGCCGGGGTATTTGGGGTTCTACTGGGGTTCTGATGTGGAGTGGGGGCGGGTTCCTTGGGGGTGA